The nucleotide window ATGTATACTAttctttgtgtgtctgtgtggaaCAGTTTATCTTCAGTATTGAGCAAAAGAGATTTGGCAATGCAGCAAACGTGTAAGTTTGCAGTATTGTCAGaactttcttgctttcttccagaCTTTTTGGAAACATCTGGTCAGTGCAGAATACAGTAGTTATTTCATGTGTccaatttacattatttttttacttttggtCTGCTCCTAGTTCCTAACTGTGGCCTTCAAGTAAATGTTTGTAGGACTGCAGGCTAAAATTTAACAAATGTAAACAAGTGCTCATATCCATTGTTTTTCCTATGATCCACTTTGTCTAAATGTTAGTGTAATTCCTTTGGGTAATCGAGTTATAAAGTACAGCTTCTCATGTAAGGAAGCAAATTCCAACCCATTGCCCTTTGGACTATTGGGATTTCTGGCCTGTAGCACTTAAGATGCTTCATCTTTTCGCCAAAGTGTTGCAGAATTTGATGGGCATCTGAATTTACCCTTCAGAAAAGCACTCTGTTCTTCTCACAGTGATGTGAAGTCACACCATGACATCTGGAAAATTACATGGCTTTCAGTGATAAAGAGAGATCTACAATGATCTTGCAGTATGGCAATGGATCTTTGCCAGTAACTTTCACCAGCTGAACTTACTGATATTTGTGTTCCCAGGTCACACTGATTCATTCAAACATGGCACTGGCAGACGTCGAGCTCCTTCCCAGGGTCAGGCAGGCAGTGAAGGAGACTCTTCAACAGGAGGGTGTGCATCTCTTGTTGGGTAGGTAAATACCGGGTTTTGTTACTGGTGTAACATTTTCCCAAGACTCTGAATATTTCCCCGGTGGAGGAACACTAAACCCTAAAGATGGCCTTTTCCACTGGAGGCTCTACTTTTTGCTGCACATTTAAAGATACATGTACTCTATTTTGTCTCTCTGGGACCCAAAGAATGTAGCACAGAGAGAGGGGCAGTTCTTtttggtctttaaaaaaatatttttaagacttTGGTGAGggtaaaaccaaaataaatgctTTAAGCCTAGGGGCATAAAAAAGACAAGTGGCGTACAAAAAAAATGCAAGCTGCAAGTTGTTGTCCACCTCAGCTCTAGGTGCTTCCAGACCAGCTAAGGCTGTTTCTCATGAGACTTGTTGCATTTGGGTATGATCACCAAATTCAAAATAAGATACATCTCAGTCAAATTTAGCTACTGTGGTGTGTTTAGTTGTTTGTTAATAAAAAGTACATGAGAGCAATACTTGGAAAAGGGTATAGCTCTTGCTGctatacattttatacatttgtaaGTTTATAGGCTTGCAGGCCCATCTTCAAATTGAGGCAtgtgatgttattttattttctgcatgaTTAAAAATATCTCTTTAAAATTGGCCTGTAGATGCTAAGGACCTGTGGTGATCCAGGTTCCAAAGGATAAGAATTTGAGTTGGCAACTCCTTAAATGAAACATGCCTTTTCCAAGGATTGTGTGGAGTGCAGGAAGAGATGCAAGTTCAGAGCATGCTTATATGTGCTCTGAGTCATTTTCCACTTTTGAATTGGGATAGCTGTACAGCCCTATTAGATGTTCTGATAAACTGGCTTTTTCCTTCAACATTTTTCCTTAGGCAAAATAGATGGTAAACCTGTTTGAGGGCCATAGAACTGAGTGGTTTCCCCTTTTCTCCAATTTAATGAAAGAAATTCAACCCTCTCTTCTGTCTTCGGTGCTCCATCGAGAAGATCGAAAAGTGGGTGTGGTTGTACCAGGCAGACCCAGCTTTTCAGCTCCATTGCCTCTCACAAGAAAGGGATCACATGCCACCTTCTTTCTTGCTTTGTATAAGCCCAACAGAACTCATAATTTGGCATCTCCTTGCCATCCCCTTTTTCCATCCTAACAGGATAGCTTAACCTAAGTGCTTTAGCTTCAGCTGCACCAGCTAGAGCTGCTAGCTACATTTTGCATACCGGAAGGGAAACAAATTGCTCAGCCTTTGCTTTATAGGCAGCAATAAAGGATGGAAAGCTGGATGCTTTTAATTCTTTAACAGAATTAAAATCAGCATCCTCTCAAGAAATACCTTAAAGCCTAAGTGGATATTGTAGCTTCAAAAGTTCAGTGAAATTCAATGTCTTCTTTTTGGCTCTTATAATAGGTCAGAAAGTTTCTAACCTCCATATGCTGTCCTTAAACCAATTCAAGGAGAACATGATGGTGAAGACCAGTAAAGGTACAGAGGTTACTGCTGATCTGATCATTCTCTGCACTGGAATAAAAGTCAACTCTTCAGCATATAGAAGTGCATTCAGTAAGTTTTCACCCTATTCCACTTATTCTTCACCCAGATTCTTAATTATTTCAGGTACACATTGTTTCAAATCCTAGTTGGCATTGTTTACCAATCTTCTaataagttttaaaaagagaatgattGATTGTCTTTAATTATAATACTATCTTTTTAAATGACCACTTGGATTATTCACAGGTTTGGCTCTTTTGTGAAATATACAAAATGCCTTTTTTCAGTCACAGTTATGATTGGAGGCAGCAATATTATATGCACACAGCTTGGTGTTAAGTGTAATTAAGTTTAGTGGTATTCACTTGAGCAGATACATATAGGGTTATGACCAGACAGCAGACTGATAGTGATCTTTGTTTAAATAGTTTTGCTGTCATTGTACAAAGATAGTTCCAACCCATTTTTTCAAAATGGAGTATTTCATTGAATAAAGTGGGCAAATGTAAAATAACCCACCTAACCATTTTGTGTGTGTCTCAGATTTTTTGCTAGCATTTGATATTCATAGATGATTTCCTTCTGTCCATACTTAGGAGACAAGCTGGCAAATAATGGTGCTTTGAAAGTGAATGACTATCTTCAGGTTGAGGGTTATGACAATATCTATGCCATCGGTGACTGCGCTGATGTGAAAGAGCCAAAGATGGCATATCATGCTGAACTCCATGCAAATGTTGTGGTGACCAATATCATCAACAGCCTGACTCAGAAGCCTCTGAAAACCTATCAACCAGGTCAGACCATTAATTACATCTTTTGTGTCTTTCAGAGTATGCTTCCTTAACTAAAATGTCATACaaagaaatattaataaatatttcatgGTATCCAATTGTAGTGATATTTTGAAGCTAGTATTGCAAAGAGATAATCAGACATGGTATGCTCTTGTACTGCTGTTTTCTCAATTGTTTCCTAACCAGGATGGATTTTGCGGAGGAAAACAGAATAATGAATGTATATGTAAACCAATTATTAGTATGGCTTGGTATACTGTACAGTGTTTTCCTTAGTATTTATAGAAGAGCACTGCTATTTACTAAAATACTCAATTCTAAGTAGCAtgtaccagatttttttttaaaagcaccactaccccccccaaaaaaaacctccTAAGATTTTAGAGAAAATTAAACTAATATAAATACTAGAGCTCTTAGAAGCAGTGCTAGTGCTACAGTTTAACATCTTGGAGACTTCCTGAAAAGCTAAGCAAGCCTGATTTTTTAAGAAATCCAGATAAGCTTTCCAATAATTGGAAATTGAGTTGTTATAGCCAAATGTGGTAAGTTCAGACTCAAAGTCAAATaacagttttgtttctttttctgtaaataaTGTTGTGTCTCCTCTTTAGGATCACTTACCTTCCTGATCTCCCTGGGAAGTAATGATGGAGTGGGACAAATCAGTGAATGGTATGTAGGGCATCTCTTAGTGACTGTGGTCAAAAGTAAAGATCTTTTCATTTCAAAAAGTTGGAAGAAGATGCATCAGCATATGCCATGCTAGAAATGGAACTGCCAAAAACAAACAGAACTGATGGTATCTGTGATGAATTAGTAATGCACATTTTGCTTCCATTGCAATTGTCTTTTTGGTAAACTAAGCATAAAACCTAGATTGTAGATTGTATCAGTTGATCCTGGCAGAAATTGGATTTCACATTAGATTATGGAGTTTGTTTGTATGTTGTTAATCAGCTAAGATGGATTTTGTAAAATTGATCTGAATTAAAGTCTTCAAACAGAAGAATTTGATCATCATGCAATTCTAGTACTCAAAGCAAGGTTCAGGCTCAGAATTTTACAATTCCAGGTATGTTTACACAGTGCACATACAATGGTGTGCTTTAGCACTTTAATTCAGCTGTTAATTGGAAAAGTAGTGTTGGGGAAAAATACCATTGCCCTTAAGGTGGAAAGAAAGGTAGAACTGTTACTAGCACTTCCCAACCAATTTTTGCAGTGAACAAAGTTGTTTTATGTCAGCGCTGAATATGCTGTTGGGGGGGCTAGAAGGCTACACTAAGATTGCTCTCTATGCTGTAGTAGCACTAGAGGCAAGTGGGGGAATTGTGGTAGATAGTATTCCTCAGCTTTCACTCCAGTTTGGTGAACTTGCTGACCCAGAAAAGGATCTCTCTTACAGCCTCTCCAGGTAGCATTACTGATCAGCTACAATATGCTCAGAAGATAACAGAAATTAGCACCAGTGGGTGCTTCTCCTGATTCCTATGGCAATGTGAAACACCAAGTACAGGCAGTGGTTTGAATTACAGCAGAACACCATGGGATCATGTTCCTGACTGCTCAGCTTCCTAACATTACCCAAGCAGACTTAGGCAACTTCCTTGAAATTCCATAGAAATTGTTTTAGCTCCAGTCAAGATGGAGCTGGCCTCTAATATGTCTTGGAGAGCTATGACTTATTTTGTCTATTTGTCTAAATTTTttgctttgaatccaaagcattgcgtAGCCAGAACAGCCAGCCAATATTTGATACTTCCAAGGGAACAAGCGTAGAAGCAGTTCTCTGTAAAACAATGTCTAATCTTTCCCTTTCCATACTTCTGGCTGCATGCAGACTCTTTTCTGTCCACTTATCAATGGCCAGATTCTCTAATGTTTCTCTTTGCGCTAGTGAAGTTAGAGAGACCAAAGCCAGAGCTCTCTCTTCCTCTGGCAAATACTAATAGCAATGCTGAATTTGAGAGTATTAACAGAACTGTCTTCTTCCAAGGAACTTCTTACCTCTGAAGTCACTTTCAACTTTTTATGGAAATGAACATGAATAAAACCCTCAaagttaaagttttaaaaaagcatgacaCTATTTTTTATCAAAACAAAtaagatgaaatatttttcagcaatTACAGGTCATTCTGGGATAAAACAGTAAAGCACCAAGTGAGTCAAAATTATCTTCTCCAACATGGAATGTAGACACAACATAAGGCTTTCTAACTACCAGTGGGAAAATAAAGGGAAGCAAACAATTCACATTGTTCTCAATTGTTGGATGCATTGAATTGTTTGCTACTCTAAAAtgagattattattttaaaaaaaaacggtCTAAACTAAAATAACTTGAGACATTAACATGTAGAGAGCTGGCAAAATAATTTCTTGGGGAAGATACAAAATGTAGAGGGTCTAAAGCATGATATATCTGCAGATCAAACGCGCTCAAACaatttccccctttctcccccaATAACAAAAGCCCTCCACCCATCACAAAACTTCAAAGCTACTCACATACTCCGTcctcacaatattttaaaaataaaacccactTCTAATTCTCATTCCTACTCTTATTCatgttgaaaaataaattttcatttgGCTTCTGTTGTTACTTTGCATCTAGCTTTGCCATCTCTTGCACATAGATGCCAATGCTCTCACTATCAAAAAGCAGGAAGTAAATGTTCTTCAAGGAAGAAGGACTGGAGTCATCAAAATGGGAGGAAATGGCTTTCAGAGTCACCTGGGCTGCAGTCTGCTTTGGAAAACAATTTCtaaacaaagaggaaaaagatAGTTATTAATGCTCAGTAGTGAAGTGTTAGTCTTGAAGGCTTAATAGTTACATATTGTAAGTACGTAATATGCTTGGCAGTGAGCCCTACATCTCAACAAATGTTTACTGGGCTCAGTGCCA belongs to Candoia aspera isolate rCanAsp1 chromosome 6, rCanAsp1.hap2, whole genome shotgun sequence and includes:
- the AIFM2 gene encoding ferroptosis suppressor protein 1, which encodes MGSTLSVDDSVRVVIVGGGFGGIEAARLLQDWGVPFVLVDMRDSFHHNVAALRASVQSGFAKKTFISFFGTFKESFQQGKVVGIDLEKYQVLLNDGQELSFSHLILATGSEGPFPGKFNELTNMEMAIQAYEDMVNEVEKAARVVIVGGGSAGVEMAAEVKTTYPNKEVTLIHSNMALADVELLPRVRQAVKETLQQEGVHLLLGQKVSNLHMLSLNQFKENMMVKTSKGTEVTADLIILCTGIKVNSSAYRSAFRDKLANNGALKVNDYLQVEGYDNIYAIGDCADVKEPKMAYHAELHANVVVTNIINSLTQKPLKTYQPGSLTFLISLGSNDGVGQISEWYVGHLLVTVVKSKDLFISKSWKKMHQHMPC